The following are encoded in a window of Vespa crabro chromosome 2, iyVesCrab1.2, whole genome shotgun sequence genomic DNA:
- the LOC124422238 gene encoding E3 ubiquitin-protein ligase Ubr3 isoform X3: protein MASTSSASAQVLMNKGKRGAAAYIHAECSNPTIDAAGPPHLNELLDILLNPSKPIDDWETIDWCKWLMAGGRTPDEYANTVRTYDNATTCGLVWTPNFVAYRCRTCGISPCMSLCTECFKKGNHHRHDFNMFLSQAGGACDCGDASVMKETGFCDKHGPKAAVNKSAAPSDLMCVAEAMMPKIILRLIQHLRENCKVGLPSIREYTDYRVAIQDADVYLTMLLDLNNMGALMRHVMTTALTNPQKYRGLMDPSISTGQSEYDNYCQDSNKIYQDAVKSLPNPEPPDEYKECASLQEHLEHTTFLEELMFWTVAYEFPQKLVCLLLNMLPEPDYKEALTRAFVLHYSRISMMLERSADPDTLSNRVVHVSVQLFSNEGLALRMVDQLKLLHVMVISLKYMMSKILIQNTLHDPDKNFHYVVDCARQVMKEHCYWPLVSDLNNVLSHKPVAVRFMSDDTLLEMWFDFLSMFQGMNVNQRELSQHVEFEPNTYYAAFSAELEASAYPMWALVSHLRGPESATLSRRVLTFCLIALQDWLDGVNYTHPNVSDSLQVSFHLPLHRYFAVFMCQAVRQQGVTLQDLLPPTDMLHLLMMHPLRVQVAFSEILNGLWVRNGLQIKGQAMTYIQCNFCNSMVDADLYLLQICATKLQPDVFLKTVIEKFHVREWMSLSLYHAPQNEYLEGEHDTLMLESCLTFLATLVNVRTNLGLSDPEMSCLEMVTLLCMGDKTHSQLMELMPERCGTTQNRDFESVLAEVAQYRAPNLEASGYMQQGMYGPKPRVWDELFDPLHVLLRAVHRRDFQISMDRFTEYVKQSGKLKNNATPWPPFRYPAPVSPDYEDPRLVLRTRVFHAMIFIILYKAVNGHNISEHVMALTIYLLEMAVVTAELPNKSINPLCQYMGASSIRTIKDMDLASWYENDNLSENLRTVIPQVILVQEPEPNSSDSEFEWEIQGEATEVTTTLMLNDGSEEGSLEVLALPSVEPINDNNDILTTVNVGSLPALPPASDTVGGQPALPPVPQRPAVMAGNEIISTQTMYSRLNTTGATTTDIVPSTSNMHKHCKRREPQVGPQTVKVGESIISLLLKLHSQLSGVPDSYNPDQSVMVDSEASSSTAAPAKESRIGDGPFFISQLLKKIAILDPMCRDTIIESRNKLWPRMQDCEDEQREREHREREERRKRAKERQQKLMAEFANKQKQFMEKAMKTDEAGVSGMDWDQEDDTTKLTRQKEYDCVICNQTTPSSEDKPMGLVVLVQATSVIGHGRKRLDRLILPTSDEDPPIPKGDTHGAHFDHRIDELNRHFDTFSWLLSVNLGWEGGVHVQTCGHHLHLDCLKSYLQSLQSQQRQPSLAVDTGEYFCPLCRQLANSVLPLSPQLGECAAVVRSYQASPAIILSELNNLLKEIQRNPVSSNLAVAMGKAMEDMTSCTYLKYKQKNCSPSHQSLFLFVTSIARTNFEVELVQRGGSLYVPSPNSIPLTPKRDCIVALLHVLAMHAKVLTTWPVHHTWQQLSGIPAEPCAPLALTPHEREVPLLLRDPTALLIQFILLLPLHLDQAYFSSVVKVIYNLLYYQVIVQISCDLLQAERNTILRRGQCGECTATSLEIILCRVIEYFSDSDLYRTDEAIHKPSTSSSVSYARVKTHWIERQIQSLCLPFLRVAALLRYHLYEQPLPFVRSRQFEFVKLVYYLELVAEGMDWDNFNSTVALNWQDVDASISVPRLWCDQLLAFVNRSDAARNLIKEQHVSWQIPKLLNLPREYEKIFTYYHERQCRQCHSVPQEISICLLCGAIVCLKQNCCKQMNVCEAVQHSIDCGGGTGIYLVVTSTYIIVIRGRRACPWGSLYLDAFAEEDRDLKRGKPLYLSQDRYRLLEQQWLAHRFDHTKKTWVWHRDSL, encoded by the exons ATGGCATCAACTTCCAGTGCTTCGGCACAGGTGTTGATGAATAAAGGAAAACGTGGTGCTGCTGCATATATTCATGCGGAATGTAGCAATCCGACCATTGATGCAGCAGGTCCACCACATTTAAATGAACTCTTGGATATTCTTTTGAATCCCAGTAAACCTATTGATGACTGGGAAACTATCGATTGGTGTAAATGGCTAATGGCAGGTGGCCGTACACCAGATGAATATGCAAATACAG TACGAACTTATGATAATGCTACTACATGTGGATTAGTGTGGACTCCTAATTTTGTTGCATATCGTTGTCGTACTTGTGGAATATCACCTTGTATGTCTCTTTGTACTGAGTGCTTCAAGAAAGggaatcatcatcgtcatgaTTTTAACATGTTTCTTAGTCAAGCTGGTGGTGCTTGCGATTGTGGTGATGCATCTGTTATGAAAGAGACTGG TTTCTGTGATAAGCATGGACCGAAAGCTGCTGTTAATAAATCTGCTGCACCTTCAGATTTAATGTGCGTTGCAGAAGCAATGATGCCCAAAATTATTTTGCGCCTTATTCAACATTTAAGAGAAAATTG TAAAGTCGGATTACCTAGTATACGAGAATATACAGATTATAGAGTTGCTATACAAGATGCAGATGTTTATTTAACTATGCTTCTTGATTTGAACAATATGGGTGCATTAATGAGGCATGTTATGACAACAGCACTCACTAATCCACAAAAGTATAGAGGTCTTATGGATCCTTCTATCTCTACTGGTCAATCAGAGTATGATAACTATTGTCAAGATAGCAACAAAATATACCAAGATGCTGTGAAATCTTTGCCAAATCCAGAACCACCTGATGAATACAAag AATGTGCATCTTTACAAGAACATTTAGAACATACAACCTTTTTGGAAGAATTAATGTTTTGGACTGTTGCCTATGAATTTCCACAAAAATTAgtatgcttattattaaatatgttaCCTGAACCTGATTATAAAGAAGCTTTAACTCGTGCTTTTGTTCTGCACTATAGCAGAATTTCTATGATGTTAGAACGTTCTGCAGACCCAGATACTCTTAGCAATAGGGTTGTGCATGTTAGCGTAcag ttatttagTAATGAAGGTCTTGCATTGAGGATGGTTGaccaattgaaattattacatgtaatggttatttctttgaaatatatgatgagtaaaatattaatccaAAATACATTACAtg atccagataaaaattttcattatgttGTTGATTGTGCACGCCAAGTAATGAAAGAACATTGCTACTGGCCACTTGTGTCAGATTTAAATAATGTTCTTTCTCACAAACCTGTTGCTGTAAGATTTATGAGTGATGACACACTTTTGGAAATGTggtttgattttctttctatgtttcaag GAATGAACGTTAATCAGAGAGAATTAAGTCAACATGTTGAATTTGAACCCAACACATATTATGCAGCATTCAGTGCTGAATTAGAAGCTAGTGCTTATCCAATGTGGGCATTAGTTTCACATCTGCGTGGACCTGAAAGTGCAACTCTTAGTAGAAGAGTTCTTACATTTTGTCTCATAGCTTTGCAAGATTGGTTAGATGGAGTGAATTATACTCATCCTAACGTG aGTGATAGTCTACAAGTATCATTTCATCTTCCCCTTCATAGATACTTCGCAGTATTTATGTGTCAAGCAGTTAGGCAGCAAGGTGTAACACTTCAAGATTTGTTACCACCCACTGACATGCTTCATCTTCTTATGATGCATCCACTGCGAGTTCAG GTAGCATTTTCTGAAATTTTAAATGGATTATGGGTACGTAATGGACTGCAAATAAAAGGACAAGCTATGACATATATTCAGTGTAATTTCTGCAATTCAATGGTTGATGCagatttgtatttattacaaatttgtgCAACAAAACTACAGCCAGATGTTTTTCTAAAAACTGTTATTGAAAa ATTTCATGTACGAGAATGGATGAGTCTGAGTTTATATCATGCACctcaaaatgaatatttagaaGGTGAACATGACACTCTTATGTTAGAAAGCTGTTTAACATTTTTGGCAACTCTAGTTAATGTACGAACGAATTTAg GTTTGTCTGACCCTGAAATGTCCTGTCTTGAAATGGTTACTTTATTATGTATGGGAGATAAAACTCATAGTCAGTTAATGGAATTAATGCCAGAACGGTGTGGCACTACACAGAATAGAGATTTTGAATCCGTTTTAGCTGAA GTAGCACAATATCGAGCTCCAAATCTTGAAGCTAGTGGATATATGCAGCAAGGCATGTATGGTCCTAAACCACGAGTTTGGGATGAATTATTCGATCCATTACATGTTTTACTAAGGGCTGTTCATCGAAGAGATTTTCAAATATCTATGGATCGTTTTACTGAATA tGTAAAGCAATcaggtaaattaaaaaataatgcaaCGCCGTGGCCACCTTTTCGATATCCTGCACCAGTTTCACCAGACTATGAAGATCCACGTCTTGTCCTACGTACTAGAGTATTCCATgctatgatatttataatattatataaggcTGTGAATGGACATAATATATCAGAGCATGTTATGGCATTAACCATTTATCTTCTAGAAATGGCAGTTGTTACTGCAGAATTACCTAATAAGTCT ATCAACCCTTTATGTCAGTATATGGGTGCTAGTTCAATTCGTACGATTAAAGATATGGACTTAGCAAGCTggtatgaaaatgataatttatcgGAAAACTTGAGGACTGTGATACCTCAAGTAATTCTAGTCCAAGAGCCAGAACCAAATAGTTCAGATA GTGAATTTGAATGGGAAATTCAAGGTGAAGCAACTGAAGTTACTACTACTTTAATGTTAAATGATGGATCTGAAGAAGGTTCATTGGAAGTATTGGCTCTACCATCAGTAGAAccaattaatgataataatgatatattaacCACTGTAAATGTTGGTTCTCTTCCAGCTTTGCCACCAGCAAGTG ATACGGTTGGTGGACAGCCTGCATTACCGCCTGTACCTCAACGTCCTGCTGTTATGGCTGGTAACGAAATAATTAGTACACAAACAATGTATTCACGACTTAATACTACTGGAGCAACAACGACGGATATTGTTCCATCAACATCAAACATGCATAAGCATTGCAAGCGAAGAGAACCTCAA GTTGGGCCACAAACTGTGAAAGTAGGAGAAAGCATAATTTCATTGCTTTTGAAATTACATTCTCAATTATCAGGAGTACCAGATAGTTATAATCCTGACCAAAGTGTAATGGTAGATAGTGAAGCAAGTAGTAGCACTGCTGCACCAGCAAAAGAATCTAGGATTGGTGATGGCCCATTCTTTATTTCACAACTTCTTAAAAAAATAGCAATTTTAGATCCTATGTGTAGAGATACTATTATAGAAAGCAGAAATAAATTATGGCCACGTATGCAAGATTGTGAGGATGAACAACGTGAAAGAGAacatcgagaaagagaagaaaggcgtaaaagagcaaaagaaaggCAACAAAAACTTATGGCAGAATTTGccaataaacaaaaacaatttatGGAAAAAGCAATGAAAACGG aTGAAGCAGGTGTATCAGGAATGGATTGGGATCAAGAGGATGATACAACAAAATTGACTAGACAAAAGGAATATGATTGTGTAATATGTAATCAAACTACACCAAGTAGTGAAGACAAACCCATGGGTCTAGTTGTACTAGTACAG gCAACTAGTGTTATTGGTCACGGAAGAAAACGATTAGACAGACTTATTTTGCCTACATCTGATGAAGATCCACCTATACCAAAAGGTGACACACATGGTGCTCATTTTGATCATAGAATAGATGAATTAAATCGACATTTCGATACg ttTTCATGGTTACTATCTGTTAATTTGGGTTGGGAAGGAGGTGTTCATGTACAGACATGTGGTCATCATTTACATTTAGATTGTTTAAAATCTTATTTGCAATCATTACAAAGTCAACAAAGGCAACCAAGTCTAGCAGTTGATACAGGCGAATATTTCTGCCCGCTTTGTCGACAATTAGCTAACTCTGTTTTGCCATTATCACCGCAATTAGGAGAATGTGCAGCAGTAGTACGATCTTATCAAGCCTCTCCAGCAATAATACTTTCagaattaaataatcttttaaaagagATACAACGAAATCCA GTCTCATCAAATTTAGCTGTAGCAATGGGAAAAGCCATGGAAGATATGACAAGTTgcacatatttaaaatataagcaAAAGAACTGTTCTCCTAGTCACCAAAGTTTGTTCCTTTTTGTAACTTCTATAGCCAGAACTAATTTTGAGGTTGAACTCGTACAACGTGGTGGATCGTTATATGTTCCTTCGCCTAATTCTATACCTTTAACACCAAAACGTGACTGTATTG TTGCTCTACTTCATGTTCTTGCAATGCACGCAAAAGTACTAACAACATGGCCAGTACATCATACTTGGCAGCAACTATCAGGTATACCTGCAGAACCCTGTGCACCACTTGCATTAACGCCACATGAAAGAGAAGTTCCATTGTTACTCAGAGATCCAACTGCTCTtcttatacaatttatattactaCTTCCACTACACTTGGATCAAG cTTACTTCTCGAGCGTTGTGAAAGTTATATACAACTTGCTATACTATCAAGTCATAGTGCAGATAAGCTGTGATCTTTTACAAGCagaaagaaatacaattttaagAAGAGGCCAGTGTGGTGAATGTACCGCCACTTCTTTAGAGATTATATTGTGCAGAGTAATTGAGTATTTTAGTGACAGTGATCTTTATCGTACAGACGAAGCTATTCATAAACCATCAACTTCATCTTCTGTATCTTATGCCAGAGTTAAAACACATTGGATTGAACGACAG ATACAGTCTTTATGCTTACCATTTTTAAGAGTGGCTGCATTACTCCGTTATCATCTATATGAACAACCATTGCCTTTTGTTAGGTCACGCCAATTTGAATTTGTCAAATTAGTGTATTATTTAGAATTAGTGGCAGAAGGTATGGATTGGGATAATTTCAATTCAACAGTGGCACTAAATTGGCAAGATGTAGATGCAAGTATTTCGGTTCCTCGTTTATGGTGCGATCAATTACTTGCTTTTGTTAATAGAAGTGATGCAgctagaaatttaataaaggaACAGCATGTATCTTGGCAAATACCAAAACTACTCAATCTTCCAagagaatatgaaaaaatcTTTACG tatTATCATGAACGGCAATGCCGTCAATGTCATTCAGTTCCTCAGGAAATtagtatttgtttattatgtGGTGCTATTGTTTGCCTAAAGCAGAATTGTTGTAAACAGATGAATGTGTGTGAAGCTGTTcag CATTCAATTGATTGTGGCGGCGGAACTGGCATATATTTAGTGGTAACAtcaacttatattattgtaattagagGTCGAAGAGCTTGTCCATGGGGATCTTTATATCTTGATGCATTTGCAGAAGAAGACAGAGATTTAAA ACGAGGTAAGCCTTTGTATCTTAGCCAAGATAGGTATCGATTATTGGAACAGCAATGGCTAGCTCATAG